One Desertifilum tharense IPPAS B-1220 genomic window carries:
- the lspA gene encoding signal peptidase II: MTLKNRLFWTVALIGFGFDHLTKLWVVANFALQESWPLIPGVFHFTYVRNYGAAFSLFSDNGQWLRWLSLAVSLGLMALAWFGPQMDRWEQAGYGFILSGAIGNGVDRFVAGYVVDFLDFRLIRFPVFNLADVFINVGIVCLLIATFRQNPNSERHPPQS, translated from the coding sequence ATGACCCTAAAAAATCGTTTATTCTGGACTGTTGCCCTGATTGGCTTTGGCTTCGATCACCTCACCAAGTTATGGGTGGTGGCCAATTTTGCGTTGCAAGAAAGTTGGCCGCTTATTCCTGGGGTGTTTCACTTCACCTACGTTCGCAACTATGGGGCCGCTTTTAGTCTGTTTAGCGATAACGGTCAATGGTTGCGCTGGCTTTCGCTTGCGGTCAGTTTAGGCTTAATGGCGCTGGCTTGGTTTGGCCCGCAAATGGATCGCTGGGAACAAGCAGGCTATGGGTTTATCTTAAGCGGAGCCATTGGGAATGGCGTCGATCGCTTTGTTGCCGGTTATGTGGTGGATTTTCTCGATTTTCGCTTGATTCGCTTTCCCGTTTTTAACCTAGCCGATGTGTTTATTAATGTGGGAATTGTTTGTTTGTTAATTGCCACCTTTCGCCAAAATCCCAATTCCGAACGCCACCCCCCCCAAAGTTAA
- a CDS encoding biotin transporter BioY: MISPTELLWALTGLILTIGGTFIEAFIATPLWTWTEHGYQLYSLGVTSQIGAVLLIGCLGGKNAGVLSQIAYLVLGLTWFPVFAQGGGMGYIQEPSFGYLLGFVPGAWVCGSLAFKLPSRLESLAFSCLCGLLCIHLTGLGYLIVCHSLNWFSTPAMPFWDAVWRYSLSPLPGQLAVVCAATVLAFTLRRVMFY, from the coding sequence ATGATTTCTCCCACCGAACTGCTGTGGGCGCTGACGGGTCTAATTTTGACCATTGGCGGCACGTTTATTGAAGCCTTTATTGCAACGCCCCTGTGGACTTGGACTGAGCATGGGTATCAACTGTACTCTCTCGGTGTCACGTCGCAAATCGGGGCGGTTTTGCTGATTGGCTGCTTGGGGGGTAAAAACGCCGGAGTGCTATCGCAAATTGCCTACCTGGTTCTGGGTTTAACCTGGTTCCCCGTCTTTGCCCAAGGCGGCGGGATGGGTTACATTCAAGAACCGAGTTTTGGCTATTTGTTAGGATTCGTTCCGGGCGCGTGGGTGTGCGGTTCCCTGGCATTTAAATTACCCTCGCGCTTAGAATCCCTCGCGTTTAGCTGTTTGTGTGGCTTGCTGTGCATTCACCTCACCGGACTAGGCTACTTAATTGTTTGCCATAGCTTAAACTGGTTCAGCACTCCGGCGATGCCGTTTTGGGATGCCGTTTGGCGCTACTCCCTTTCCCCCCTTCCCGGACAATTAGCAGTAGTGTGTGCTGCAACAGTCCTTGCCTTTACGCTCCGGCGTGTCATGTTTTATTAA
- the bioB gene encoding biotin synthase BioB, whose translation MVQAPVSKSVSLSNLAFPERWLSASDLQAWLEQISDRIIAGDRLSRDQALSLATLEGEEQILLLCEAANRVRQACCGNTVDLCSIVNVKSGNCSENCNFCAQSAYHPGDESPIYGLKSSEEILAQARAAAAAGAKRFCLVSQGRGPKYSSPKSQEFEQILETVRQVIAETQIKPCCALGEITVEQAQALKDAGVTRYNHNLEASENFFPQVATTHSWRDRTETIKNLKSVGIQACTGGILGMGESWEDRVDLALALRDLEVESVPLNLLNPRPGTPMGDRSKLDPYEALKAIAIFRLILPQQIIRYAGGREAIMGELQSLGLKAGINAMLIGHYLTTLGQPPEKDRAMLESLGLQGGEAPVPGQPLA comes from the coding sequence GTGGTTCAAGCACCAGTATCAAAGTCTGTGAGTTTATCGAATCTGGCGTTTCCCGAACGCTGGCTGTCTGCATCGGATTTACAAGCCTGGTTAGAGCAGATTAGCGATCGCATTATTGCAGGCGATCGCCTCTCTCGCGACCAAGCCTTATCTCTGGCTACCCTTGAGGGAGAAGAGCAAATCTTACTCTTGTGCGAGGCGGCTAACCGCGTGCGACAAGCTTGTTGTGGCAATACCGTGGATTTGTGCAGTATTGTCAACGTTAAATCGGGGAATTGTTCGGAAAATTGCAATTTTTGCGCTCAGTCAGCCTATCATCCCGGCGATGAGTCGCCCATTTATGGCTTAAAATCCTCAGAAGAGATTTTAGCCCAAGCGAGAGCCGCTGCTGCTGCCGGGGCGAAACGCTTTTGTTTGGTAAGTCAGGGACGCGGCCCCAAATATAGCAGTCCCAAGTCCCAAGAATTTGAACAAATTCTCGAAACCGTCCGCCAAGTGATTGCGGAAACCCAAATTAAACCCTGTTGCGCGTTAGGCGAAATCACCGTCGAACAGGCACAAGCCCTCAAGGATGCAGGCGTTACCCGCTACAACCACAACCTAGAGGCCTCGGAAAACTTTTTCCCCCAAGTTGCCACCACCCATAGCTGGCGCGATCGCACTGAAACTATTAAAAACCTAAAATCCGTTGGCATTCAAGCCTGTACGGGCGGCATTTTAGGCATGGGCGAAAGCTGGGAAGACCGCGTAGACTTAGCCTTAGCCTTGCGCGATTTAGAGGTAGAATCTGTCCCATTAAACCTCCTCAATCCTAGACCGGGGACGCCAATGGGCGATCGCTCCAAACTCGATCCCTACGAAGCCCTCAAAGCGATCGCAATTTTCCGTTTGATTCTCCCTCAACAAATTATTCGCTATGCTGGAGGGCGAGAAGCCATTATGGGCGAGTTGCAATCCCTAGGACTCAAAGCCGGGATCAACGCCATGCTCATCGGTCATTACCTCACCACCCTCGGCCAGCCCCCCGAAAAAGACCGGGCGATGCTTGAATCGCTAGGGCTTCAAGGCGGTGAAGCGCCTGTCCCCGGACAACCCCTCGCGTGA